The following is a genomic window from Nitrospira sp..
TCGACGAGCGCTCGCCGTATCCCGTCATTCACTTGATGTCCGATCAGCAATCCGTGAGCGAGAAGGGCGGGACCATGCGGCTTGGCTCCTATCTATGCAAGCTCGGCGAGGGGACGCTGGCGCAGAAGATGTACGGGGTGAACGAGGTCGGCGAACGGCATCGCCACCGGTATGAATTCAATAACGCCTATCGTGAGCAGCTGGCGGCGAAGGGGCTGGTGTTGAGCGGCCTGTCGCCGGACGGGCGGCTGGTCGAAATCGTCGAGCTCAAGAATCATCCCTGGTTTCTCGCGACGCAGTTCCATCCGGAATATCGCTCGCGTCCGCCTCATCCGCACCCCTTGTTCAGCGGATTTATCGGCGCGGCGTTGCGCAAAAAATTAGGTCATTAGATGAGCCACGAAGTCCAAATTGGCTCCTTCAAAGTTGGCGCGGGAAATCGCCCGTTCCTGATTGCCGGTCCCTGCGTGATCGAGAGCGAGCAACTGGTGCTGGATACGGCCGGGAAGATCGCGGAGATCGCTCAGTCGCTCGGTATTCCCTATGTC
Proteins encoded in this region:
- a CDS encoding hypothetical protein (Evidence 5 : Unknown function; MaGe:77310458), whose amino-acid sequence is MLALDHAGTGNQERAISRANFEGANLDFVAHLMT